The Spirosoma radiotolerans genome has a window encoding:
- a CDS encoding MarR family winged helix-turn-helix transcriptional regulator — translation METQLINEYHRLIKNIHQTDGFIFNYFGQKLAPFDLSVQQYITLRRLSEVYPNSLTAGELKEKMTDVNSDMTRLTDRLVAKNLIVREIDPQNRRRVNLRLTEDSYQFVEAVAVEFKNFESIVSHLTNEEVRTMNTLLEKIRNR, via the coding sequence ATGGAAACCCAACTGATCAATGAATACCACCGGCTTATCAAAAACATCCATCAGACGGATGGCTTTATATTCAACTATTTTGGACAAAAGCTAGCCCCGTTCGATTTGTCGGTTCAACAGTACATCACCTTACGCCGTCTTTCAGAGGTTTACCCTAACAGTTTGACCGCGGGTGAGTTGAAAGAAAAAATGACGGATGTGAACTCCGATATGACCCGGCTTACAGATCGGCTGGTCGCGAAAAATTTAATTGTTCGTGAAATCGATCCACAAAATCGTCGGCGGGTCAATTTGCGGCTGACCGAAGACTCCTACCAATTTGTAGAAGCAGTAGCCGTCGAGTTTAAGAATTTTGAGTCGATCGTGAGTCATCTGACCAACGAGGAAGTACGCACAATGAACACACTGCTAGAAAAAATTAGAAATCGGTAA
- a CDS encoding phosphocholine-specific phospholipase C, translated as MDSRRDFIKKAALLSTSLSGILPESIQKAFSIDPQPGTSYLDAEHVVILMQENRSFDHTYGTLQGVRGFNDPRAIDLPNKHKVWLQTNAVGETYAPFRLNMHDTKATWMSSLPHSWENQVDALNGGKHDKWLDAKKSGNKEYAQMPLTLGYYNREDLPFYYALADAFTVCDQNFCSSLTGTTPNRLFFWTGTLRDPRDPKAIANVRNENVDYGSEVSWTTFPERLEENGISWKIYQNEISLPTGLAGEADGWLSNFTDNPIEWFSQYQVRYHPAYYRHIQQEEKAIPERIQTLETKLKSLSESDKEYATVKRELAHQQQWQKMVQSDLVTYTPGKFSQLPEREKNLHQKAFTTNARDAHYHELTTLTYDDGETKRQLTVPKGDVLHQFREDVANKTLPTVSWVVAPENFSDHPSAPWYGAWYISEMLDILTQNPEVWKKTIFILAYDENDGYFDHVPPFLPAHPDHPETGLTSKHIDTRSEFVTQEQESKRKKPGRTGPVGLGFRVPLVVVSPWSRGGYVNSEVFDHTSTLQFLENVLSHKIGKEIREPNISTWRRTVCGDLSSVFRPYNGEAIKLPKSLAKDAFIKGIHKAQFKDVPTNYKRLSEQDIQQCATHPTASPYLPRQEEGIRPSCALPYELYVDGQVVDKQFVLTLSAKTDVFGKQALGAPFQVHQRQNGGVALRSYTVSAGDKLRDSWPIDQPVQLHIQGPNGFYRAFSSDPANPLIQVVCDYERDVRKKLTGNVVVKLKNTDPVRSYTIQLLDNAYQTKKQSVTLEKAGMAGEQQTVLLNLKNSHNWYDFSVKVAGFDTFEQRYAGRVETGKAGYSDPYMGRIRKT; from the coding sequence ATGGATTCCAGAAGAGACTTTATCAAAAAAGCTGCGTTGTTGTCAACAAGCCTCTCGGGTATTTTACCCGAGTCGATTCAAAAAGCATTTTCTATCGATCCTCAGCCTGGTACGAGTTATCTGGATGCCGAGCACGTTGTCATTCTGATGCAGGAGAATCGCTCCTTCGATCATACGTATGGGACATTGCAGGGCGTGCGTGGGTTCAATGACCCCAGAGCGATCGACTTGCCGAACAAACACAAAGTCTGGCTTCAGACCAACGCAGTTGGCGAAACTTACGCTCCTTTTCGCCTGAACATGCACGACACGAAAGCGACCTGGATGAGTTCGCTGCCGCATTCCTGGGAGAACCAGGTCGACGCTCTGAACGGGGGTAAACACGATAAATGGCTGGATGCCAAAAAGTCGGGCAATAAGGAGTACGCACAAATGCCCCTTACGCTGGGCTATTACAACCGCGAAGATTTGCCCTTTTATTACGCTCTGGCGGATGCGTTTACGGTTTGCGACCAGAATTTCTGCTCATCGCTGACGGGCACGACACCCAATCGGCTGTTTTTCTGGACGGGCACGCTCCGCGATCCGCGCGATCCGAAGGCCATCGCCAATGTGCGCAACGAAAACGTGGATTACGGTTCGGAAGTTAGCTGGACAACATTTCCGGAGCGTCTGGAAGAAAACGGTATTTCCTGGAAAATCTATCAGAACGAAATTAGTTTGCCAACGGGGCTGGCGGGGGAGGCCGATGGTTGGTTAAGCAACTTCACCGACAATCCCATCGAATGGTTTTCCCAGTACCAGGTTCGGTATCATCCAGCCTATTACCGGCATATTCAGCAGGAGGAGAAAGCGATTCCTGAACGAATACAGACTCTGGAAACCAAATTGAAAAGCCTCAGCGAGAGCGATAAGGAGTACGCAACCGTTAAGCGTGAACTGGCTCACCAACAGCAGTGGCAGAAAATGGTCCAGTCTGATCTGGTGACTTATACGCCGGGAAAATTCAGTCAACTGCCTGAACGGGAAAAGAATCTTCATCAAAAAGCATTCACGACTAATGCCCGTGATGCCCATTACCATGAATTAACAACGCTGACCTACGACGATGGGGAGACCAAGCGGCAGCTAACGGTTCCGAAAGGCGATGTGCTTCACCAGTTTCGGGAAGATGTGGCGAACAAAACCCTACCGACTGTATCCTGGGTTGTCGCGCCTGAAAACTTCTCCGATCACCCTTCGGCACCCTGGTATGGCGCCTGGTATATTTCGGAGATGCTCGACATATTGACCCAGAATCCCGAGGTTTGGAAAAAGACAATTTTCATTCTGGCCTATGACGAAAACGACGGCTACTTTGACCATGTACCTCCTTTCTTACCCGCACATCCAGACCATCCCGAAACGGGCCTGACGAGTAAACACATCGATACCCGTTCTGAATTTGTGACACAGGAGCAGGAAAGCAAGCGGAAAAAACCAGGCCGGACTGGCCCGGTTGGTTTAGGGTTTCGCGTGCCTCTGGTGGTTGTCTCGCCCTGGAGCCGAGGTGGTTATGTGAACTCAGAAGTGTTCGACCATACCTCAACGCTCCAGTTTTTGGAAAACGTCCTGAGCCACAAAATAGGCAAAGAGATTCGCGAGCCGAACATCAGTACCTGGCGACGTACGGTCTGTGGCGACCTCTCGTCGGTGTTCAGGCCCTATAACGGCGAGGCAATCAAATTGCCGAAATCATTGGCAAAAGATGCCTTCATCAAGGGAATTCACAAAGCCCAGTTTAAAGACGTTCCAACCAACTATAAACGCCTTTCTGAACAGGACATTCAGCAGTGTGCCACCCATCCAACTGCTTCACCGTATTTGCCGCGTCAGGAAGAAGGCATTCGGCCATCGTGCGCGTTGCCGTATGAACTGTACGTAGATGGCCAGGTGGTCGATAAGCAGTTTGTTTTGACCTTGTCGGCGAAAACAGACGTGTTTGGCAAGCAGGCACTCGGCGCGCCTTTTCAGGTTCATCAACGCCAAAATGGCGGGGTCGCATTGCGTTCGTATACCGTATCGGCTGGTGACAAGTTGCGGGATTCGTGGCCTATTGATCAGCCTGTTCAACTGCATATACAAGGGCCAAATGGCTTTTATCGGGCGTTTAGCAGCGATCCGGCCAATCCGTTGATTCAGGTAGTATGCGATTACGAGCGGGATGTTAGAAAGAAGCTAACGGGTAATGTAGTTGTCAAGTTGAAAAATACAGATCCGGTGCGGTCATACACAATACAACTGCTGGACAATGCCTACCAGACAAAAAAGCAGTCAGTAACGCTTGAAAAGGCCGGTATGGCTGGCGAACAGCAGACGGTACTCCTTAATCTGAAAAATAGCCACAACTGGTATGACTTCAGCGTGAAAGTTGCTGGCTTCGACACGTTCGAACAACGATACGCTGGTCGGGTAGAAACCGGTAAAGCAGGATACTCGGATCCGTACATGGGTCGAATTCGCAAGACGTAG
- the ygiD gene encoding 4,5-DOPA-extradiol-dioxygenase: MNRKDFLTTMIGTPLIAGFNKFTDSLPKQGPEMPVLFVGHGSPMNGIETNEFSQYWKKLAGEIPIPKAVLVISAHWLSRGTYITAMESPKTIHDFGGFPQALFDVQYPAKGSPELAKETAGLVHSTVVGLDHDWGLDHGTWSVVRQMYPKANIPVLQLSIDYSKGGQYHYDLAKELASLRRKGVLILGSGNMVHNLRMIALPPSRDFNAAFGHDWALYMNDTFKRLILNGDHTSLIAYDRLGPEARLAIPTPEHYLPLLYTLGLQGKHDSISFFNDKAVAGSLTMTSVKITNA; the protein is encoded by the coding sequence ATGAACCGTAAAGACTTTTTGACCACCATGATCGGAACGCCACTGATAGCAGGCTTTAATAAATTCACTGATTCATTGCCTAAACAGGGACCCGAAATGCCCGTTCTATTTGTGGGTCATGGATCGCCCATGAATGGAATTGAAACGAATGAATTCAGTCAATACTGGAAAAAACTGGCGGGTGAAATCCCCATTCCGAAAGCAGTGCTGGTTATTTCGGCCCACTGGCTAAGCCGGGGCACTTATATTACAGCGATGGAATCGCCGAAAACGATTCACGATTTCGGTGGATTTCCACAAGCGCTGTTCGATGTCCAGTACCCCGCAAAGGGAAGCCCTGAACTAGCCAAAGAAACGGCTGGCCTGGTTCATTCAACCGTCGTTGGGTTGGATCACGACTGGGGCCTCGATCATGGTACCTGGAGCGTTGTCCGCCAGATGTACCCGAAAGCCAACATTCCTGTGTTGCAGTTGAGCATTGATTATTCTAAGGGCGGGCAGTACCACTATGATCTGGCCAAAGAGCTGGCGTCGCTACGCCGGAAAGGCGTTTTGATTTTAGGCAGTGGAAATATGGTGCATAATCTTCGGATGATTGCTTTGCCACCGTCCCGCGATTTCAATGCTGCCTTCGGCCACGACTGGGCCCTTTACATGAACGATACGTTCAAGAGACTAATCCTGAATGGCGACCACACCTCCCTGATTGCTTATGACCGGCTGGGGCCGGAAGCGCGTCTGGCCATTCCAACGCCAGAGCATTATTTGCCTCTGTTATATACACTAGGGCTTCAGGGTAAGCATGATTCGATTTCGTTCTTTAACGATAAAGCCGTGGCCGGATCGCTGACAATGACTTCCGTAAAAATTACGAATGCCTGA
- a CDS encoding EamA family transporter, with translation MWILFALLAAISAAVVVTLSKAGIKHVDSSLAFAIQSVLILIVSWSVVIVQGNLPDVSRIERRVWIYLIIAGVVTCLSSLFSFRALKLGNASQVSPITNASLLFSVILAAVFLKEKVSWQVIMGALLMVAGAIIIAVTKE, from the coding sequence ATGTGGATTCTTTTTGCCTTACTGGCGGCTATATCAGCGGCCGTTGTCGTTACACTTTCCAAAGCCGGGATCAAGCATGTTGATTCGAGTCTGGCCTTTGCCATTCAGTCCGTCCTGATATTGATCGTATCCTGGAGCGTGGTGATTGTACAGGGAAACCTGCCCGATGTCTCACGTATTGAACGTCGTGTCTGGATTTACCTGATCATTGCCGGAGTCGTCACCTGCCTGTCGTCGTTATTTTCGTTCCGGGCGCTGAAGCTGGGAAATGCCTCTCAGGTATCACCCATTACGAATGCCTCGCTGCTCTTCTCAGTAATTCTGGCCGCCGTTTTTCTGAAGGAAAAGGTGAGCTGGCAGGTGATTATGGGCGCTCTTTTGATGGTAGCCGGGGCCATCATCATCGCCGTAACGAAAGAGTAA
- a CDS encoding helix-turn-helix domain-containing protein, with protein sequence MTIPVNEKLDLANNFVLHTNQNIFLTGKAGTGKTTFLQQIKQLSAKRLAVVAPTGVAAINAGGVTIHSLFQLPFGPLVPGATQREGKKFNKEKINLLRTLDLLVIDEISMVRSDVLDGIDEVLRRYRTNSAPFGGVQLLLIGDMQQLPPVIKDEDWALLRPYYDTGYFFGSKALRQTSYVPIELTHIYRQSDERFINLLNSIREKTVTRAQLDNLNQRYIPDFSPKDDEGYITLSTHNSAAQQINNQKLLALKGKPRLFTATVEGDFPAHTYPTDASLELKVGAQVMFIKNDISRDKLYYNGKIGRITDMDDSAIYVKSHQDGEEIVVYPVDWTNIKYTLDPITKEIKSEPIGTFRQFPLKLAWAITVHKSQGLTFEKAILDVSSAFAHGQVYVALSRCKTLDGLVLRSPIPAHSIKTELELEDFHVHVQQQTPNEQHLHQAKLTNQQHLLRELFSFERTTSLLYRCRRVVNEHASSLDAEGSPILTQLTDLVRERASDVSGRFQHQLPSYFASENLPEQNQALQERVSKAGTYFQTLLGTELLPLLRSFPTDCDNKKVRDLLLEVLDELEKELFSKLRSFESCREGFNALNYLQARNRAELDFQPERKKHEPQVAETPSSDSPARGGLYGALMKWRNDMAGEHNTSGFMVLPQKTIVELARLRPTNQAELLAIKGFGKTKVKQVGEDILRIIRETPTGRATSTATPKVKTPKQPKDPKEMSPAITYAFFQAGKAVEEIAAERGLAVSTIESHLLPYVKTGELAINALLPPKKVASIRAYLELYPSEPLSTIRQGLGNDVSFSDIRFVQYAMRAESGEAGA encoded by the coding sequence ATGACCATTCCCGTAAACGAAAAACTTGACCTTGCCAACAATTTTGTTCTGCATACCAACCAAAATATATTCCTGACCGGCAAAGCCGGAACCGGAAAAACAACCTTTCTGCAGCAGATCAAACAACTGAGTGCTAAGCGTCTTGCGGTTGTGGCCCCCACGGGTGTGGCCGCCATCAACGCCGGGGGCGTCACGATTCATTCGTTATTCCAACTCCCATTTGGGCCGCTGGTACCGGGGGCTACGCAGCGTGAAGGCAAGAAATTCAATAAGGAGAAAATCAATTTGTTGCGTACCCTGGACTTGCTGGTGATCGACGAGATCAGTATGGTCAGGAGCGATGTGCTGGACGGCATCGATGAAGTGCTCCGGCGGTATCGCACGAACTCAGCTCCCTTCGGGGGCGTACAACTGCTGCTGATCGGGGACATGCAACAGTTGCCGCCCGTTATCAAAGACGAGGACTGGGCACTACTTCGGCCTTATTATGATACGGGCTATTTTTTTGGTAGCAAAGCCTTGCGGCAAACCTCCTACGTCCCCATCGAACTAACGCACATTTATCGGCAGTCCGACGAACGCTTTATCAACCTCCTCAATAGCATTCGTGAAAAAACGGTAACCAGAGCTCAACTGGATAATCTGAATCAGCGGTACATTCCCGATTTCTCTCCCAAAGATGACGAGGGCTACATTACCCTATCGACGCATAACTCGGCAGCGCAGCAAATTAATAATCAGAAGCTGTTGGCGCTGAAAGGAAAACCCCGCCTGTTTACGGCTACTGTAGAAGGTGATTTTCCGGCCCACACCTACCCGACCGATGCCAGCCTTGAACTGAAAGTGGGGGCTCAGGTGATGTTTATCAAAAATGACATTAGCCGGGACAAACTATACTACAATGGCAAAATCGGCCGAATCACTGACATGGACGATTCGGCTATCTATGTAAAGAGTCATCAGGATGGGGAGGAAATCGTCGTGTATCCTGTGGACTGGACGAACATCAAGTACACCCTGGACCCAATAACCAAGGAAATCAAGAGTGAGCCTATTGGCACCTTCAGGCAGTTTCCGCTTAAGCTTGCCTGGGCCATTACGGTACACAAAAGCCAGGGGCTTACGTTCGAAAAAGCGATTCTCGATGTGTCGTCGGCCTTTGCGCATGGACAGGTGTACGTAGCGCTTAGCCGCTGCAAAACCCTGGATGGGTTGGTCCTGCGCTCACCGATTCCGGCGCACAGCATCAAAACCGAACTGGAACTGGAAGACTTCCATGTGCATGTTCAGCAGCAAACGCCGAACGAACAACACCTGCACCAGGCGAAGCTTACCAACCAGCAACACCTGCTCCGAGAGTTGTTTTCATTCGAACGCACCACGTCGCTGCTCTATCGGTGCCGGCGCGTTGTGAATGAGCACGCCAGCAGTTTGGATGCCGAAGGCTCCCCTATTCTGACGCAGTTAACGGATCTGGTGCGCGAAAGAGCCAGCGATGTGTCGGGCCGTTTTCAGCACCAATTGCCGAGTTACTTCGCCAGCGAAAACCTGCCCGAACAGAATCAGGCTCTTCAGGAGCGGGTCAGCAAGGCGGGTACGTATTTCCAGACGCTGTTGGGTACTGAATTACTCCCACTCCTACGCAGTTTCCCCACCGATTGCGACAACAAGAAGGTGCGTGATCTGCTGCTGGAAGTACTGGACGAACTGGAGAAAGAATTATTCAGCAAGCTGCGGAGCTTTGAGAGCTGCCGCGAAGGCTTTAACGCGTTGAATTACTTACAGGCTCGAAACCGGGCCGAATTGGATTTTCAGCCGGAACGCAAAAAACACGAGCCTCAGGTTGCCGAAACACCGAGTTCGGATAGTCCGGCACGGGGTGGTTTGTACGGTGCCCTGATGAAATGGCGGAACGATATGGCTGGTGAACACAACACCTCCGGCTTCATGGTTTTACCACAAAAAACCATCGTCGAGTTAGCCCGCCTTCGCCCAACGAACCAGGCTGAACTACTGGCCATCAAAGGATTTGGTAAGACCAAAGTGAAACAGGTTGGCGAAGACATTCTGCGTATCATTCGGGAAACGCCCACGGGCCGGGCCACCAGCACGGCCACCCCCAAGGTAAAAACGCCTAAACAGCCCAAAGACCCTAAAGAAATGTCGCCTGCCATCACCTATGCATTCTTCCAGGCAGGAAAAGCCGTTGAGGAGATTGCCGCCGAACGCGGGTTAGCCGTTTCGACCATCGAAAGCCATTTGCTGCCTTATGTCAAAACTGGTGAACTAGCCATTAATGCGCTGCTCCCTCCGAAGAAAGTGGCCAGTATTCGGGCTTACCTTGAGTTATATCCGTCCGAGCCTCTAAGCACGATCCGGCAGGGACTGGGCAACGATGTATCCTTCAGCGACATTCGGTTTGTGCAATACGCCATGCGGGCCGAATCAGGTGAAGCCGGTGCGTAA